Part of the Mariprofundus sp. NF genome is shown below.
GAAGCCAACGATGAGGCGTCAGGCTGGCTGCCCGGTTTTGATGCCGATCAGATGAGTCTTTATGAGATATTCCATCGTCTCAATGAGGCGCCTATGGAGGTGCCTGAAGAGTGGCAGGAGAGTGCGCTGGGCAGACAACTTGTCGGCCTCTACTTCCGCCTCAGCAGAGAACGCTCCGAACTGCTAAAGAGCATGAATATCCGTGATATTATGGAACGCGAACAGGAGAGAGATGCCGCAAGGGACGATGTTCTGAAAGATACAATACATGACTGATTCAACAGCTTCTGCCCGCCTTATCATTGCCGATTCTGAACATGATGCCGACATGCTCTATGTCAGCGGCATGTTTGTGCCCGATGCCTTTATCGCCATTGCACTCAATGGTCAGTGGCATGGCCTCTTCTCCCCGCTTGAGGTGGATCGCGCCCGTAAAAACTCAAAGTTTTCACAGGTACATCTCGATGCGCCATACAGGTTAAGTGCCGAAACCAATAACCGCAGTGGTCTGGCAGCAGTTGCAGCGGCATTCTTGGAAGAACATGCCGTCACCACGCTGGAGGTTCCACCCCACTTCCCCTTCGCCTATGCCGAACAGCTGAAAACGTGGGGGTTTGAGGTCAAAGCCAGTGATGGAGCCTTCTTTCCTGAGCGCGCCATCAAAAGCGAGACAGAGATCCGGCATCTGGCCCATGCAGAGAAGTTGACCCGGCAATCGATGCAGCAGGCAGAGCACTATCTGGCCGCATGCAGCATTGGCAGTGATGGTATCCTGCGTGATGGTCTGTCTGGTAAAAAGGTGAAAGCAGCCGATCTGCGTCGTGCCATTGAGACCTTCCTGATCGGCAACGGTGCCATGCCCGCCCACACCATTGTCGCCTGTGGCAGAGAGGGTGCTGACCCGCACAATATCGGCGCAGGTTTCATCCGCGCCCATCAACCGATCATTATCGATATCTTCCCGCGTGTACTGGCTACCGGTTACTGGGGAGATATGACCCGCACCTATGTCAAAGGCAGAGCTACACCTGAGGTCAAAAAAATCTATAACACTGTTCGCGAGGGACAGGATATCGGCCTCTCCATGGTTAAAGATGGTGCAGACGGCACACTCATTCACCGAGCTATCACCGACCACTTTGATCAACAGGGATTTCCAACAAAAATGGTGCGCGGCAAACAGACCGGCTTCTTCCACGGCACCGGCCACGGTGTCGGCCTGCAGATTCATGAAGCTCCAGGCATCTCCACCCGACCGGGAGTCTTAAAAACCGGACAGGTGGTGACCGTTGAACCGGGCCTCTACTATCCGGGTCTGGGCGGTGTGCGCATCGAAGATATGGTCGTCGTTCGCGACAACGGCTGTGACAATCTCACCAAACATAAGCGACAATTAGAAATCGCATAGCGATTCAGACTTTTATGCTTTGTCCTTTTTCAAGGCTTTAGTGCCTCCGAGCTTCCAGAGCACAATACCGCCGGGAATAGCCGCAATGATAAGAACAACTATCCAGAGCGAAGCCATAGCAGCTGCAGCTTCGCTTGATGCGCCGAACCAAACTGCAATTCCGACATAACCTGCCTCACGTATGCCAAAACCGTTAAATGAGAGCGGCAAAGCCGATGCTAGCGCTACCAAACAGACCATGAAGCCGTAAACAAACCACGAAAGCTCCAAACCCACAGCAAGCCCCAGAAAAACATGTGACTGTACAACCAGCGCCTGAAACAACAATGAAACAGGAATACTGCGCCACCAGGCAGTAGCAAATTCAGGACTGGTCAGCGGCAGACTCTTCCAACCGGATAGTTTTCCCTGCCTCCCTGAATCCTGAAGTTTAGGCCACCAGAGCTTGGTCGTAGCAATGACGATGAAACCCACCAGAAGACCTACATTCCAGAGCCATATCCACAGTGACGGAACTTCGAGAAAAAACATGCAGAAAGAAATAACAATCGCAAGCCCTGCCACACCATTCAACCGTTCAAGGATAACACTGGCAGCTGCTAGCCAGCCTGCTTTTTCTTTGCCTTTCGCCAAAAGCCAGCCTCGCGCCACATCACCACCTATTATTGATGGCAAGAACAGACTTAAAAACATACCCAGAAAATAGAGCTGTACCTTTTTGGAGATAGAAACAGTAAGCCCCAAGCCTCTGGCCAGC
Proteins encoded:
- a CDS encoding Xaa-Pro peptidase family protein, with product MTDSTASARLIIADSEHDADMLYVSGMFVPDAFIAIALNGQWHGLFSPLEVDRARKNSKFSQVHLDAPYRLSAETNNRSGLAAVAAAFLEEHAVTTLEVPPHFPFAYAEQLKTWGFEVKASDGAFFPERAIKSETEIRHLAHAEKLTRQSMQQAEHYLAACSIGSDGILRDGLSGKKVKAADLRRAIETFLIGNGAMPAHTIVACGREGADPHNIGAGFIRAHQPIIIDIFPRVLATGYWGDMTRTYVKGRATPEVKKIYNTVREGQDIGLSMVKDGADGTLIHRAITDHFDQQGFPTKMVRGKQTGFFHGTGHGVGLQIHEAPGISTRPGVLKTGQVVTVEPGLYYPGLGGVRIEDMVVVRDNGCDNLTKHKRQLEIA
- a CDS encoding lysylphosphatidylglycerol synthase transmembrane domain-containing protein, producing the protein MIWIKLILSVILLGYLAWALDLGAILGLLKTADWSLVIAACLCLIIGQVFSAIRWAWLARGLGLTVSISKKVQLYFLGMFLSLFLPSIIGGDVARGWLLAKGKEKAGWLAAASVILERLNGVAGLAIVISFCMFFLEVPSLWIWLWNVGLLVGFIVIATTKLWWPKLQDSGRQGKLSGWKSLPLTSPEFATAWWRSIPVSLLFQALVVQSHVFLGLAVGLELSWFVYGFMVCLVALASALPLSFNGFGIREAGYVGIAVWFGASSEAAAAMASLWIVVLIIAAIPGGIVLWKLGGTKALKKDKA